GGCCAATCGGGCGCTCACTTTTCTCCTCTGCACTGTTGTAGCCGTCGCTGTCTGCCGGGCTGAGGTCGCGCGCCACCCGCTTGGGTGAGGGTCGCGGGCTGGGGCTGCTCTCCACCCTGTGCCTCTTACGACTAGAGGGAAAGGacgaaagaaaagagaaggaagagttCAAACGTCATATCcttttgaaatacatttttccatgGCGCCGCAACCTTCAAAAGCAAAATTCCAATCAGAAAAtggtgagacacttcactcctctatatgtcaacactatcaaacttcatcacaatcattttttaaaaatcatatCTGTTCTTTAATGAGCAGCATTCATTCAAATATGCGCTGTGGAACTGTAGAAAATCTGTACATGTTTATTCTCAAGTACATAAAACATGGCTAGCTTTAGCTTGAAACTAAAGTGGAACAGCTGGCCAATAGCCCTGTGTGAAGAGTGTTGTGGTTAGGAGACGAGGGTTTGTGGTGATACTGATACATGCCTCGCCTTGCGATCTTCATGGGCGTCTCGAACGGGCCGTTCGTCCCTGgtgtcctccctcctttcccgcctctcctctcttcccttctctcgtTCCTCCCATTCCCGCTGCCTCTCTCGCTCGCgctgctctcgctctcgctccctctcccgttctcgctccttcctctccctctctcgctcctccctctctctctcccgctcctcgcgctctcgctccctctctctctccctctcgcgctctcgctccctctcccgttctcgctccctctctctctccctggcccGCTCCCTCTCggcctccctctccttctctcgctccttctccctctccctctctcgttctctctccttctccttgtctctttcccgctccctgtctctctcccggtctctctctcgctcccggTCGCGGGCCCTGtcctcccgtctctcctctcctctgtcggCCCTgcgctcctccctcctctcctccctctcgggctcctctcctctcccctggtGTCTGCTTGGAGAAGCTGCTCTTTGATCTGGGAAAACAGAAGGGATAGTAGGTTGAAACAGTTagccaaacaaataaaaaaatgcatcattcaattcagtgtttcctttatATAGTTTTAGGTGGCACTGGTGATATGgggtcattttgttttttgttctttgtccATCCTTTTTGGTCCCAACTTTGATTCTAGTGCAGGCTGAAAGTACAGCAATATGTAACGCTATTCTTATTTGTGGTAATCCTAGAGATCCTAATCTctatatagtttttttttttttcctttggtgctaagcgctcattgctgtggtgtttctgcactgcacttcccagagaacacctgtcaatcaaacagtgtgtccagtactgtgacctTTTCAatggattttctgttttgaaGTTTGGGTTCCTGTAAGTACTGCTCTctttcagccatggtggctatcaccgCTCATGCTAATTACCCAGTTCATCTtctttttattccaaacaaaccgctgttgctgctgccagaaacataaaacgcatcacttccaaGGGAAAGTTGACTCAACTATAATATACAATTTAAAAATTTTCATTTTACCTACAGTAGCAGCGGGGGCCATTCACTAGTTGTGGTGGCCAAATATTTCTGAACGAATAATGTCATATTCACCTATAACAATATATAAGAATATAGGCAATAATGCTAAAGCAAAGGAATTAAATCAGAAGGATTCCTAAGTCCCACTGTGTTGACATTAAACAATATTAATCGCCCATCAGAAACTATTTTAAATGAGTTACTGTTTCAAGCATGACAAAGCTTCTGGTTAAGGTGACCTACAGAACTACagccccccacctctctctcggTTGTCTCTGCGATCCCGTTCAGCatgccctcctctcctgtcataGGAGGAGTCACGggcctgctctcctctcctgtcgcCCTCGTAGCGATCTCGGTCTGAACCCCTCTCAGAGCTCCTGTCTGTGGCGCTGCGGTCGGCGCTCCTCTCCGTACTCCTCTCACGTACCGCACTGCCCCGTGACTCCCAACTGTCATGGCCGCTCTCCAGCTGCGAGCCCCGAGAGTTTCTGTTCGAGCCTGACGGAGGAAAACAGGAGACGAGGTTAaggaagaaaacagacacaaagacacaaacacacacactgaggagagTATAAAACTTTGAGTACAGCAATAATAACCATGAGGGTGTTCAAtgtgattatgggtatgacGGTAATGCAACAGCTATTAGGCGCAGCATGGTACCGTTGGCGTTATCAAAGAAATGTCCTCAACACCCTCAAGGGTATTATGGCTTAAATACAAGagttaccaatgcatgtgtaGGGTCTGAAACGTTTTCGCCACAGAGGTAAACAGtacaataaaaacaggagaaaagtgTCAAGATCACTAACTAGCTCCGTGGTTAGGAAAAGAGTTGgtatagcaaccaataaagcaaAGCTAGCTGTGGGCAATATCAGCATGATCGTTCTTGCCTTTATCAGACGTCTCGTTAACGCGGCCTCTCCCTCGTCCGTTCCTCTCAGCTCGGTCCGTCCtgttctcccccctcccctcagcTTTCCCTGCATCCTCTCGTCCGTGAGCTCTCCCgtaactcctctcctcctgggcCGGCTCCTCTTTCCTGTGGGcgtctgtcctctccctctctctctccttctctcgctccctgtctttctcccgctccttctcccgctccctctctcgttCGCGGTCGCGGTCACGGCGCTCCAGGGAGTCTCGGCCGGAGCGCGTCTCTGTCCTGCTCTCCCTGGAGTCCTTTGGGTCCCTGTTGTCCCGGTGGTCGCGAGACTCCCGGTTTGTTTCCCTTCCCCGTTCGCGACCGTCCCGTCGCTCACGCCCCTCTCTGGTCTCCCGGTCCTCGCGGGCGTCCCGCGACGAGGCCTGTTCAGAATCATAGTCCCGGTCGTCACGGCTGCTGTCCTTCTCTCGCTTGCTGCGGCTCTCTGTTTGCAGGAGAGAAATGGcttaacaaataaaaaacacagcaaaacaaataaCTGTCTAACAGCAGGAGAAGCTTGTGCATACTGGATTTGTCCATTGGCTTGAGAGAGAAGAATTTTATTTCACTGTATTTGTGAGAATCTATTGACTCTCTTGTTGCTTGCCCATCTACAGAGTAGCACCCTTGGAGCTGTTTTGTGctagaaaaacaaatgtactGCTACGTTTGCTTCCACAACCTCATCAACATTATGAAAAATGAGCCAAGCACAAATTCTGTACAGCCCCACCGCGCTTTTGAGACAATGATGTATTGTTACCTCTGAATACATCAAGAGggttgtgggagttgtgtgaaaattagCAACAAAGCTGTGATGATTCAAGATTTGACACATTTAgaacttttacttacttttactAATCAGATACTGCTCAATAGAGAGCAGATATGATTttcagaaaatcattttctcaagtgaaaccgtgatgaagtttgatagcacaCAGGTATACTAccctacaaagccaaagagcaggATTTGTGTGAGTATGATAatgagaagaagacatttaacagcattttgtgtatattttcttttatatgaaGTCTAAATCCCAGTCATAGCCTTTGACCTACACACCAAAAGTAGTTcttgctgtttgcctttgtagggcagtGTAGAGGAGTGAAGGGTCTCCCCCTGACTGACCGACCTACAGCACCATGGCAGTAGCGCTGtggtaaaaagtaaaaactacACAAGAGAGAAATGGGAAAGAACGATACCGTCTCGGCGCTCATGTCTGCGCTCCTGGGCGGGCGGACTCCTCTCCCTGTCACCGCGGCTCCTCTCGCGGCCCTGGGAGTGATTTCGGCCGGGGCTGGATCTGTCGGACCGCCGGTGGGGCGACGAGGCGTCACGGGAGGCAGGAGGCGATCGGGAGCGCCTGGAGCCTGGAGGCGAGGAGCCGGCGGCCGGGGCAGGAGCGTCGCGGTGGTAGGCGGGGGAGGCCGAGCGACGCCGGCGAGGGGAGGGAGAGTGCCGCTGGGCGGAGGAACCCGAGTGGGAGGAAGGGGAGTGGTGGCGGGGAGGGGTGGGGCTGCGCTGGTGGTGTGGAGGAGTGGGAGACCTGCAGTGACAAAGAGAGGGTTATTTACCAGGAGGCGCCATGTCAGATATACCCTGCTAAAACAAAAATCCCAGTATTAATGACATGCTGGCGACAGGGAGGAATGTGTTTCCTTGCACCATGCTATTATGAAGGGGCATCATTGTCAAATAATACTAAAAATTTTATACTGAAAAGTATTTTAATCACgcattattattaacattttacAGCCATCTACATTAGTTTTGTCAAAGGATGATGACTCGAGGCCAAAGCAAGAAAATGTTTAAGGCGAAAGAAAAAGGTTTAAGACTGTGCTGACCTGCGAGGAGGGGAGGCCAGTGCAGGGGTCTTGTGGGATACAGCTTTAGGGGAGATGGATTTCTTCCTGGCCGGGGGGGACAGGTCCCTGGAGGGAGACGACACACTACCAGAGCGCTCCTCCGATGTCACCGACCGCTTGGCCTTGTGGGAACTGTCTGATCGGTCCCTGCAGACAGAGGTAGATAACGTTCAAAAGAATGAGCATTACAAATTGTGAATGATAATCGCTTTACTTGGCTATGACAACAATGGACAATTTGTTTGCAAAAATGACTACATAGCAACACTAAtgtgtcacatgtcacatgctGCATGAGTCCATTACGGTGTTTTCTGCTTTCAGCCACCAGTGAAAACAATACTGTAACTTTCTGTTAGCACATTATTCACCGTAACAGGAGTattatgtgcatgtaaacatactgaGTAACAATATTTTCTTTAGACAGTCTTATGTTGTGTGTTGGAGCACTAAGAATTATGGCCAGGTCGACTCTGTACCTGcgtttttccttcttctctttgtgtttttctgcatcTCGTCCCCGGTCCTTTCCCTCCTTGGGCTTCTCCTCAGACTTCTCCTTGTTTTTGTGCTTGCCTTTGTGCTTCTTCCCCATCACAGGAATGTCCAGGGGGACCGGGGGAGGGGGGCTCGGGGTACGGGGCCCTTTCTTCTTACTGTGGCTGCCTTTTGAGGACCTGGATGGGACAGGATGGAAAATATCCATCAGACCTTGGTCAAATAGCATCTGCAATTAATTCCCAGAACTCGTTTTAACCTACTTTGCGTACCAGATGAGCAGGGTTTACATTGCATCATGACAATTCAGATAAGTTGCAGTAACTTGCTCATCACACAAAAGTCAAAGTAAATTGTGTTTCAAGTGATAGCCTAAGCTTTCTGGCATTCTCATTCCATTGTGCTATggggtaaaccccacccatccggCACCTTACCAGTCCTTAAAgttgatgaaacaaaaacaattttagAGATTGGAGCACatattcttttaaaaaaaaggtgtgGCAGAAGTTTAGATAGAAGTACAACAGACTCCTACCTGGCAGATTCTGAAACAGGCGAGGACACCGACaacttcttctccttcttcccagAGCCTGAGGCTTTGGTTCCACTTTTGTGTTTCGGGGAGCCATTGGACTTCCTGGATGAGGGGGAACCCTTAGAGCTTGATCGCTCAGGGGAGGtctgagggagagatgagaaacCAGGTGGAAATTCAAATCATAGTCTCCATTAAAGATTTCCATGGGTACTGTAAGTTGGCCTAGAGGTACAGAGTCAGACCCAAAACACCAGAAGGTGGTTGTGAATGTGGACAATGGAGACACTGTTGTAAAGACACTGGTAGGCTGTATTCTGAAAATTGTCCCTGCAGTTCTAAAATCCTTCTCTTCTTCGATCTCTCAAGCAGAAGTCTAAGCAAGGGTCAAAACTGGGTCACATATCCGACACACCGTAACACCTTATTTACCTTCGACATGCTACTGGTTCGTGTTTTGGTGGGCGTTTCATCTTTCTTGATGacaatctcctctctcttctccaagttctcctgctccagcttCATCAACTCACGCTGAATCTTCTGGCGCTTCATCTCTAGGGATAACTCGTAGTCGTAGTCACCGATATCCGAATCTGAAAGCCATCCAACAGAGATGCTTAAAAAAGAGCATCTATAGAGAACTATCTAAAGTCCAAAACTAGGCCTCCACCACGTCAAAAACACATATTGATGTAAAATCAgttcatttcaatttcatttcaaatcatGAACTCAAAAGGAGAGCCTTTATGAACACAGTGCCTTTACAAAATTTAAATCATTCCTTCACAAAAGGTAAGATTTaaatattttactattttttgaGTATTTAATTATGTGTACGATGGGAACAGTTAGAGATGGTGACACAAACATTAAACAGTAAAATATCCAATAATATGTACATGAGAAAAGAAAACCCAAACCTGGCTAGTATGGCTAACCAAGTTGACTGGATAGTCAATATTGTTATCAAGTTACTCATCCAtcaaaaaggagaaaacaagcAATCGAACCTTCACGATTGGTTTCCCACTCTGTGGGCTCTTCTTCACTGGCAGGGGTGCGTTCCTTTGTGATCTTTATATCCTCCTTCTCCCTGTGTCGGCCTCTGGAGGAGTCTCTCTGCTgtagcgcgcgcacacacacacacgcacgttaAAATGAGAGCCACATGTTGTGTGGCCATGTGAAAGATGTGATAAACCAATAGGATTATGGGGCGAGTTTCTTGTGCTTCTGTTTATTCCATGTAGGATATTTTATCCTATTTTTTGTTAAAAGACTCCTCCAGTGACTCCAACATCCAAATTACATCTCTAGGCTTCcataaaaaaacaatctcaAGCACAGATCTATCATTATTCCCCAAAACAATCCCAGTCAAAATTAGGTTCAGCAGGGGAATCAGGGCAGTGATGTATAGCTTTGTCTTTTTCAATTGTCAGGAACCCGCTTACTCCTACTTTGCCTACTTCAATAATTTTaaatgcagagagacagaagactcACTCTAGCTGTGGGGGACGTGGGCTCGTCAAGGTCTCGCTTTAGGTTCTCTGAGTCAACATCCTGTCTCTTATTCTTCATCCTCTCCCGCAGATCGCCAGTGGGTCTCTCTGCTGACCTGCTCcgcaacacacatacacacacacacaagtcgtGAGTCAACAATATGAAACTGTAGATGAGTCATTTGATCTAGAGTTGTGATCAGGAGcacaagaaagcaagaaaatagcATGAAAACAGGAATCTTCCATTAGAAAGGAATTTTAGGAGGTTGTCTGCCCAAAAGCTAAAATCACATGCTTTAAAGATACTGATGGTCTGAATCAATCAAGAGCAAGTCAGAGAAGCCACCTTACCGACTAAAACTAAATCCTTTGCCTCGTGGCTGAGTTCCATGTGTGTAGCGACAAGTGTTGCCGTAACTGCAATTACCGGTCTTCAGCCAATTTCTACAATGACTCTGAAAGACACAAATACATCAGCATGATGAGATGAAGCAACATCAGTTGAAATGAGCCAACCATCAAAAGCACCAGAGGGAGACTGAAAGGACACTGGATTCagcataaaacacagaaaaaaatcaaacaaaccaaatcCTCACGCTATACTGGAAATACCATGCAGGATACTTGACCAGGGCCCCTGTAAGTATTCTCAGAGCCCAGGGGGGAAAAAATTCACTTAACACTTGTGAAAATAACTTTCCAACAACTGAGCATTGGATATGAGCCTCTTAGGGTCCCATCTTGTTCCTCCCCTGACAGCATCCCTGGGTGATACATACGTCAACAGCATTACTCCCAGTGCTGGGGCCGAGTCTTTCGAACACGCTGGGCCGGCGAGAGGGGGCGGCGgggttgctgctgctggtggtggtgctgctgctgtcagatatGGTTTTAGAATTCTCCACTGTTACCTTCCGCCTGATCTTGGACATTCTGCAGGGCTGGAAATGTAAGGAACCATGTTTATTTAATCTGTGTGTTATCATCTGCATACATACAATTCTATACCACACATACCATTTCACAAAAGAAGAAACACTTTTGTGAAATGGTAAACAAAGCAGTATCAATTTTTGAGCAATGAGTGGACCTAAGGAATTAATTTCAAGCAGGGATGCAACAGATCCCATTCCTGTCCTACGACCATCTTTGCTGTttgtaaacaataaaacagtttACTGTGGAAAGCTAAACTCAATAAGATGATCTAAATTATGTCTTAAACTGTTGCTAGTTTCTGCTGTGTGCCTAGATAGCAGTGGGACACTCGAGCCAAGGCGAGACTAAATTCATTCAATTTGGGTACAGAACTGAAGAGGATTTAACATCCCAAGTTAGGACCAACCATGAAAGTATTATCAACAAGCTAACCTAGCTAGATTCTTAAAGGCTGGATTTTATGGGCTGAGATGACTGCAGGTTACTTCTCCTACATGCAGCCGCAGCTGCGTGTCCAAAACATCAACACATGCAAATGACTTGGCCTGATGACTGACCTGCACTGCAGTTGCTGTGCGCTAACTTGCAGCTTGGCTAGCTAGTTTAGCTAAAGTTCCTAACAAGATAACTTTAACGGTATTGCTGAGAACCGAAGCTGGCTCAGACTAATATAAAGGCATACTCTCGTCAGATGTTTAGTCCGGTTAGCAGCCCATTAACTTGCAAACTGACCTTACGTTTGATAACAGGATAGAAGCACCCAAGCTAATGGAGGCTAATGCTAAAGTTTAGCAACGAGCTAACGGCTTCATGTTTTATCTGGGCGCGGGGCCTAAACCCCCTTCAATAGTATGCAAGCTACAAAAGATGTAGATAAAAAGTGTCTCACCCAAAATATTAATTCGGTGACGCATCTGTTTTTGTCCAGTTAGGGGATTCACTACTTTTAGAAATAACAAGGCTTATTCTTTTATCTCAATGGCAGAAGCTCCCCTGTGTGCCTTCATATTGGCAGCGGGTgcgggtgtgcgtgtgtggtgaTTGGTCGTAGTCGACACCAGTCCGGCGTCAAGCTAGCCAAAATAAAATAGTACTTCCTGATATGTTTTCACAAGCCAGACAATAAAAAAGCAGACTTCCGGTTATAGCTTTCACAATAAAAACCTCAATGAAGAATAGCTGTTATACTCCCCCCACCAGGTTCACAAAATGAACTACAAGTACAAGAAAGTGACATTTATTCTGCATCTTCAATCAGTTTgagcagtttttgttttttacagttttgttgTCCACAAATTGCCCTGCAACAATAAGATGCAAACACTTCTGGACAATTTATATGCCACACAACTTACAAGAACCCTTTTAaaaaagaactacagtaatcctatTAAAACTTTAGAAGGAAATATTAGTGATAGGCCTACCACAGATGATGAAAAATACAAGTCATCAAGTACAATAAGATCACAATAACCTCATTACTGAGTACCACACATACAGTCCTTATGGGAATATTTTTTCGCTGAGTACTTGCGTTTAACAGTCTATATATatgtacaaaaaataaaatgatctaGTAGTAGTTTGGAGAAAGAAGTAATAAGATGAAGAATATCATTAAAACTCTGAAATATCATTGAAAACATGTCTATATCACACAGCAAAATGCCTGATTAGGCATAAGTTGTTTATTTTGCATCACCCAGGACCAACACTAAGTCACAAACTGATTGAACTATCagtgaagagacagaacagGTCTGACCAATAACAAACATGGTGAAAACTGACTAGGATGGTGGATCACCTTTAATTTTTTACCTTTAATACtcgcccccctcctcttctccctctccttcaatGGAGTCAACACCCACCTCTTCATAATCTTTCTCTAAAGCAGCCATGTCCTCCCTGGCCTCAGAgaactctccctcctccatacCCTCACCTACGTACCAGTGCACAAAGGCGCGCTTGGCATACATCAGGTCAAACTTGTGGTCCAGACGGGCCCAGGCCTCTGCAATAGCAGTGGTGTTGCTCAGCATGCACACGGCCCTCTGGACTTTGGCCAGATCTCCGCCAGGTACCACAGTGGGGGGCTGGTAGTTAATACCAACTTTGAAACCAGTGGGGCACCAGTCCACAAACTGGATGGTGCGCTTGGTTTTAATGGTGGCGATGGCACCATTGACATCTTTGGGCACAACATCCCCACGGTAAAGCAAACAGCATGCCATGTACTTGCCGTGGCGAGGGTCACATTTCACCATCTGGTTTGCCGGCTCAAAGCAAGCATTTGTGATCTCGGCCACAGAGAGCTGCTCATGGTAAGCTTTCTCCGCAGAGATCACAGGAGCGTAGGTGGCCAGGGGGAAGTGGATACGGGGGTAGGGCACCAAGTTGGTCTGGAACTCAGTCAGGTCGACATTCAGCGCACCGTCAAATCGGAGGGAGGCAGTGATGGAGGATACAATCTGACTCATCAACCTGTTAAGGTTGGTATAAGTAGGACGGTCAATATCCAGGTTCCTACGGCAGATATCATAGATGGCCTCATTGTCCACCATGAAAGCACAGTCAGAGTGCTCCAGGGTAGTGTGAGTACAAAGGATGGAGTTGTAGGGCTCCACTACAGCAGTGGACACTTGGGGAGCTGGGTAGATGGAGAACTCAAGCTTGGACTTCTTGCCATAGTCAACGGATAGGCGCTCCATCAGCAGAGAGGTAAAACCAGAGCCGGTGCCACCGCCAAAGCTGTGGAAGACAAGGAATCCCTGGAGACCAGTGCACTGGTCAGCctagacagggaggaggaaagcTCCGTTATAACTGCTGAATGAGAATAAATACACTACATGTATGAGACATAATTTAATCTGTGGGAGACACACACCAGCTTACGGATCCTGTCCAAAACCAGGTCGATGATCTCCTTGCCAATAGTGTAATGCCCTCGGGCGTAGTTGTTGGCTGCATCTTCCTTCCCAGTGATCAGCTGCTCAGGGTGGAAGAGCTGGCGGTAGGTTCCAGTCCGCACCTCATCTATACAAAGAAGCAACTATTAAGGGAAGTATAACCACTTCACATACAGACGGTTGACTTGACATTTATGGGTCATTTCGATACTCTTTCTTTGGGTGGATGTTTTTCAATTCTTAAGATATCTGGATCATGTTATGTTCAGGTTGAATTTTGTGGTTGTCCTGACATAAAGCAAGCAACTTGAGTAAAAGCATAAAAAACGACCAGATTAGGTCCAAGTCAAGATAAAAGAATATAATCAGACAGGGCTGGTAGGTTTGGGTTGGATTTCATTTTGGGTCAGTCGGGTTTGGGTGACCAAAGTGTGCATTACAAAAATGGGCTAAGGGATCTTACCAATGACAGTCGGCTCCAAGTCAACAAACACAGCTCTGGGTACGTGCTTGCCAGCTCCAGTCTCACTGAAGAAGGTGTTGAAGGAGTCATCTCCTCCTCCAATGGTTTTATCACTGGGCATCTGTCCGTCTGGTTGGATGCCATGCTCCAGACAGTACagctcccagcatgcattgccaATCTGGACACCAGCCTGGCCAACGTGGATGGAGATGCACTCACGCTGAAAGTGTAAAAAGAGGCATAATGTCAGCATGATGTATCTGCAGCTGGCAGTGTTTAATCACAGTA
The window above is part of the Centroberyx gerrardi isolate f3 chromosome 21, fCenGer3.hap1.cur.20231027, whole genome shotgun sequence genome. Proteins encoded here:
- the zc3h13 gene encoding zinc finger CCCH domain-containing protein 13 isoform X2; its protein translation is MSKIRRKVTVENSKTISDSSSTTTSSSNPAAPSRRPSVFERLGPSTGSNAVDSHCRNWLKTGNCSYGNTCRYTHGTQPRGKGFSFSRSAERPTGDLRERMKNKRQDVDSENLKRDLDEPTSPTARRDSSRGRHREKEDIKITKERTPASEEEPTEWETNREDSDIGDYDYELSLEMKRQKIQRELMKLEQENLEKREEIVIKKDETPTKTRTSSMSKTSPERSSSKGSPSSRKSNGSPKHKSGTKASGSGKKEKKLSVSSPVSESARSSKGSHSKKKGPRTPSPPPPVPLDIPVMGKKHKGKHKNKEKSEEKPKEGKDRGRDAEKHKEKKEKRRDRSDSSHKAKRSVTSEERSGSVSSPSRDLSPPARKKSISPKAVSHKTPALASPPRRSPTPPHHQRSPTPPRHHSPSSHSGSSAQRHSPSPRRRRSASPAYHRDAPAPAAGSSPPGSRRSRSPPASRDASSPHRRSDRSSPGRNHSQGRERSRGDRERSPPAQERRHERRDESRSKREKDSSRDDRDYDSEQASSRDAREDRETREGRERRDGRERGRETNRESRDHRDNRDPKDSRESRTETRSGRDSLERRDRDREREREREKEREKDREREKERERERTDAHRKEEPAQEERSYGRAHGREDAGKAEGRGENRTDRAERNGRGRGRVNETSDKGSNRNSRGSQLESGHDSWESRGSAVRERSTERSADRSATDRSSERGSDRDRYEGDRRGEQARDSSYDRRGGHAERDRRDNRERDQRAASPSRHQGRGEEPEREERREERRADRGEERREDRARDRERERDRERDRERERDKEKEREREREREKEREKEREAERERAREREREREREREREREREREREREREEREREREERERERKEREREREREREQRERERQREWEEREKGREERRERREDTRDERPVRDAHEDRKASRKRHRVESSPSPRPSPKRVARDLSPADSDGYNSAEEKSERPIGRGQAKLHPQPLLPSPVCPPPLDSGDKHRLLSQVVRPQEPLLRSPPRAAPSDDKPSRWKDEERRGGGGGGGGGGGGGGGGGGADKREGRSRHEDLEPRPERGRGGDRRGEHLSDAAPPDSRSRGREQREASPPPPPPPPAQVAGSEDRDAAVAQSHEEGKKKTKSQRKGLKKGRKEEESVGVSSLAGAGDRFNPEPPPGGPVDGPPPLHSPRKGAKKKALERKRKRSRGGESDVSEEDLSAHQPPGKRKRGPRTPPPSMRPDHRATGGNVEPSPLPKMDANFSDWSDEEVLERGGVETTAPPAPAERTPAEPLRRGGGPRGGRERGNPPPIAPLLPQDPPMLLQTLPPQPLMSQPLLRKPPPEQTRSSSMGSNQSRASSRRLRSPSNESAHREDPQGPRSRRGRLQGANSRDRDRERERERERERERERPVVTDPPGAERKSRIDQLRRGEPSRSTSSDRQDSRSHSSRRSSPDSERQARSQSRAGSYDSRERERDREQFERERDRKDLRPQQQQQPLLLQQPPQQQRDWEPEPREWAGRGREPLLMRPGREPLLRERDMRERERMLPEGLIQQHEQERERERGRERDSRGERGGDRGDRERERMLMMDLPPHPDPRAPGRGDLRGDMRGDLRGDMMMRQDRGDYEPLLPREAFGLDPEKPSNSHHLMGEQLEKADSMDGEDDGKDDDGQSVASGGEEYEPISDDELDEILADSQKKEDQQDDEKITGPLDVIDVDWSSLMPKQKQEPRAAGAALLRFTPGAVLLRAGVSKRLAGPELLEQVKEVCKAELDDPKDADKLFEHDLGALNMAALNRRVERAGLLSNLGPCCKALCARRDFAIRRQLLKNEKGLTKQMYPTTPVVDNELLQMSMRLFRRTVAGQAAAQERPDSGSGAAADVAAPGSSKPSTAQPEVCVS
- the zc3h13 gene encoding zinc finger CCCH domain-containing protein 13 isoform X1; translated protein: MSKIRRKVTVENSKTISDSSSTTTSSSNPAAPSRRPSVFERLGPSTGSNAVDSHCRNWLKTGNCSYGNTCRYTHGTQPRGKGFSFSRSAERPTGDLRERMKNKRQDVDSENLKRDLDEPTSPTARQRDSSRGRHREKEDIKITKERTPASEEEPTEWETNREDSDIGDYDYELSLEMKRQKIQRELMKLEQENLEKREEIVIKKDETPTKTRTSSMSKTSPERSSSKGSPSSRKSNGSPKHKSGTKASGSGKKEKKLSVSSPVSESARSSKGSHSKKKGPRTPSPPPPVPLDIPVMGKKHKGKHKNKEKSEEKPKEGKDRGRDAEKHKEKKEKRRDRSDSSHKAKRSVTSEERSGSVSSPSRDLSPPARKKSISPKAVSHKTPALASPPRRSPTPPHHQRSPTPPRHHSPSSHSGSSAQRHSPSPRRRRSASPAYHRDAPAPAAGSSPPGSRRSRSPPASRDASSPHRRSDRSSPGRNHSQGRERSRGDRERSPPAQERRHERRDESRSKREKDSSRDDRDYDSEQASSRDAREDRETREGRERRDGRERGRETNRESRDHRDNRDPKDSRESRTETRSGRDSLERRDRDREREREREKEREKDREREKERERERTDAHRKEEPAQEERSYGRAHGREDAGKAEGRGENRTDRAERNGRGRGRVNETSDKGSNRNSRGSQLESGHDSWESRGSAVRERSTERSADRSATDRSSERGSDRDRYEGDRRGEQARDSSYDRRGGHAERDRRDNRERDQRAASPSRHQGRGEEPEREERREERRADRGEERREDRARDRERERDRERDRERERDKEKEREREREREKEREKEREAERERAREREREREREREREREREREREREREEREREREERERERKEREREREREREQRERERQREWEEREKGREERRERREDTRDERPVRDAHEDRKASRKRHRVESSPSPRPSPKRVARDLSPADSDGYNSAEEKSERPIGRGQAKLHPQPLLPSPVCPPPLDSGDKHRLLSQVVRPQEPLLRSPPRAAPSDDKPSRWKDEERRGGGGGGGGGGGGGGGGGGADKREGRSRHEDLEPRPERGRGGDRRGEHLSDAAPPDSRSRGREQREASPPPPPPPPAQVAGSEDRDAAVAQSHEEGKKKTKSQRKGLKKGRKEEESVGVSSLAGAGDRFNPEPPPGGPVDGPPPLHSPRKGAKKKALERKRKRSRGGESDVSEEDLSAHQPPGKRKRGPRTPPPSMRPDHRATGGNVEPSPLPKMDANFSDWSDEEVLERGGVETTAPPAPAERTPAEPLRRGGGPRGGRERGNPPPIAPLLPQDPPMLLQTLPPQPLMSQPLLRKPPPEQTRSSSMGSNQSRASSRRLRSPSNESAHREDPQGPRSRRGRLQGANSRDRDRERERERERERERERPVVTDPPGAERKSRIDQLRRGEPSRSTSSDRQDSRSHSSRRSSPDSERQARSQSRAGSYDSRERERDREQFERERDRKDLRPQQQQQPLLLQQPPQQQRDWEPEPREWAGRGREPLLMRPGREPLLRERDMRERERMLPEGLIQQHEQERERERGRERDSRGERGGDRGDRERERMLMMDLPPHPDPRAPGRGDLRGDMRGDLRGDMMMRQDRGDYEPLLPREAFGLDPEKPSNSHHLMGEQLEKADSMDGEDDGKDDDGQSVASGGEEYEPISDDELDEILADSQKKEDQQDDEKITGPLDVIDVDWSSLMPKQKQEPRAAGAALLRFTPGAVLLRAGVSKRLAGPELLEQVKEVCKAELDDPKDADKLFEHDLGALNMAALNRRVERAGLLSNLGPCCKALCARRDFAIRRQLLKNEKGLTKQMYPTTPVVDNELLQMSMRLFRRTVAGQAAAQERPDSGSGAAADVAAPGSSKPSTAQPEVCVS